From a single Serratia surfactantfaciens genomic region:
- a CDS encoding YcbJ family phosphotransferase encodes MEQLRAELSIVLGESISRLERVSEQPYAHMYSLYDRQGNAMPLMAKSFICQGIAQQEAYKLSMLARDGDIRLPTVYGVVCTHQAPYKEILLIERLRGVSVEAPTRSPDRWNMLMEQIVDGMLAWHRIDSHGSVGSVDSTQENDWFCWYQQRVEVLWATVVNLNTPQLTMADRRLLYRTREALTHFFVGFDDPCVLVHGNLSLRSMLKDPKTDQLLAMLNPGVVLWAPREYDLFRLCEAGMPSQLLFSYLQRAPVADSFLARRWLYVVWEAVGRLIHTGQLERRPFDSASQQLLPWLAG; translated from the coding sequence ATGGAGCAGTTACGCGCCGAACTGAGCATTGTGCTGGGTGAGTCCATCAGCCGGCTGGAACGGGTGAGCGAGCAGCCTTACGCACATATGTATTCCTTGTACGATCGGCAGGGCAACGCCATGCCGCTGATGGCGAAAAGCTTTATCTGTCAGGGCATCGCCCAGCAAGAGGCGTACAAGCTGTCGATGCTGGCGCGCGACGGGGATATTCGTCTGCCCACGGTGTACGGCGTGGTATGCACCCACCAGGCGCCGTATAAGGAAATTTTGCTGATCGAGCGCCTGCGCGGCGTATCGGTCGAAGCGCCGACACGTTCGCCGGATCGCTGGAACATGCTGATGGAGCAGATCGTCGATGGGATGTTGGCCTGGCACCGCATCGACAGTCACGGCAGCGTAGGCAGCGTCGATAGTACGCAGGAGAACGACTGGTTTTGCTGGTATCAGCAGCGGGTCGAAGTGCTGTGGGCGACGGTGGTCAATCTCAATACGCCGCAGTTGACCATGGCGGATCGGCGTTTGCTGTACCGCACGCGCGAAGCGCTGACCCATTTCTTCGTCGGTTTCGACGATCCCTGCGTGCTGGTGCATGGCAACCTGTCGCTGCGCAGCATGCTGAAAGATCCCAAAACCGATCAGCTGCTGGCGATGCTGAATCCCGGCGTGGTGCTGTGGGCACCGCGCGAATACGATCTTTTCCGCCTTTGCGAGGCGGGCATGCCCAGCCAACTGCTGTTCAGCTATCTGCAGCGGGCGCCGGTCGCCGATTCATTCCTGGCGCGACGCTGGCTGTACGTGGTGTGGGAAGCGGTAGGGCGTTTGATACATACCGGCCAGCTGGAGCGGCGGCCGTTCGACTCTGCGTCGCAACAGCTGCTGCCCTGGCTGGCCGGTTGA
- the elyC gene encoding envelope biogenesis factor ElyC — translation MLFNLKKFFGAMLMPLPLLMLLMGLALLLLWFTRWQKSGKTIFTLSWLFLLLFSLQPVADRLLRPIEAQYQTYRGNDPVSYIVVLGGGYTYNPDWAPSSNLLGNSLPRVTEGVRLYLAHPGARMVFTGASAGSMQSNAATAALVAESLGVPRSDMVILREPRDTEEEAAQVAKLVGEQPFILVTSANHLPRAMRFFEAKGLHPIPAPANQLAINSPLNIWDRATPSSMFLGHTERAWYETLGSLWQWLKGADHAGAE, via the coding sequence ATGCTGTTCAACCTGAAAAAGTTCTTTGGCGCCATGCTGATGCCGCTGCCGCTGTTGATGTTGCTGATGGGGCTGGCGCTGCTGCTGCTGTGGTTCACCCGCTGGCAAAAAAGCGGTAAGACGATTTTTACGCTGAGCTGGCTGTTTTTACTGCTTTTCAGCCTGCAGCCGGTGGCCGACCGGCTGCTGCGGCCGATCGAAGCCCAATACCAGACTTATCGCGGCAACGATCCGGTCAGTTACATCGTGGTGTTGGGCGGGGGCTATACCTACAATCCCGATTGGGCGCCCAGCTCGAATTTGCTCGGCAACAGCCTGCCGCGCGTGACGGAAGGCGTGCGGCTTTACCTTGCGCATCCCGGCGCCAGAATGGTGTTTACCGGCGCATCCGCCGGAAGCATGCAAAGCAACGCCGCCACGGCGGCGCTGGTGGCCGAAAGCCTGGGCGTGCCGCGCAGCGATATGGTGATCCTGAGGGAACCGCGCGATACCGAGGAAGAAGCCGCTCAGGTCGCCAAGTTGGTCGGCGAGCAACCGTTCATTCTGGTGACCTCCGCCAACCATCTGCCGCGCGCCATGCGCTTCTTCGAGGCGAAAGGCCTGCACCCGATCCCGGCGCCGGCCAACCAGTTGGCGATCAACTCGCCGCTGAATATCTGGGATCGCGCCACGCCGTCGTCGATGTTCCTCGGCCATACCGAGCGCGCCTGGTATGAAACGCTGGGCAGCCTGTGGCAATGGCTGAAAGGCGCGGATCACGCCGGCGCCGAGTAA